The Saccharomonospora cyanea NA-134 genome includes a region encoding these proteins:
- a CDS encoding FAD-binding oxidoreductase: MTSTPTMLAPTDIHEAHEALADTQGPVEIRGAGTASGWADPARIAPTVLDTTRMTGVLTYNPADMTVSVRAGTPLRVLEAELAAHRQRIAFDAARTQRGATVGGLVATADSGPLSLAYGSLRDLVIGATVVLADGTVARTGGHVIKNVAGYDLAKLAHGSYGVFGLLAEIVLRVHPIPSATRTVCVEVPLHTAAEHAVSVLSGQSEPVALEWFDGMLLARLEGTTEGTEARARRLAADLGGTVLDEDSADTVWARHAELVEAASVRIGVRPSRLPGVLAACGTGGTGAAVGLGTGVATLSVPDPDIETVHDAVTAAQGTSVVRRAVPRGVRAWGQVPSAVRVLRALKDELDPEGRLCPGRLGSWLDDREATP, from the coding sequence ATGACGTCGACGCCGACCATGCTCGCGCCCACCGACATCCACGAGGCGCACGAGGCGCTCGCCGACACCCAAGGACCCGTCGAGATCCGCGGGGCCGGGACCGCGTCGGGCTGGGCCGATCCCGCGCGGATCGCCCCGACCGTGCTCGACACGACCCGGATGACGGGAGTGCTCACCTACAACCCGGCGGACATGACCGTGTCCGTCAGGGCCGGGACGCCGTTGCGTGTCCTCGAAGCCGAACTCGCGGCACACCGGCAGCGGATCGCGTTCGACGCGGCCAGGACGCAACGCGGCGCCACCGTCGGCGGTCTCGTCGCGACGGCGGACTCCGGGCCGCTGTCGCTGGCCTACGGTTCACTGCGCGACCTGGTGATCGGCGCGACGGTCGTGCTCGCCGACGGCACCGTGGCCCGCACCGGTGGGCACGTCATCAAGAACGTCGCGGGCTACGACCTGGCCAAACTCGCACACGGCTCCTACGGCGTGTTCGGGCTGCTCGCCGAGATCGTGCTGCGGGTACACCCGATCCCGTCGGCCACCCGCACGGTGTGTGTCGAGGTTCCCCTGCACACCGCCGCGGAACACGCCGTCTCGGTGCTGTCGGGGCAGAGCGAACCCGTGGCCCTGGAGTGGTTCGACGGGATGCTGCTGGCCCGGCTGGAAGGCACCACCGAAGGCACCGAGGCACGGGCACGCCGGCTCGCGGCCGACCTCGGAGGCACCGTGCTCGACGAGGACTCCGCCGACACGGTGTGGGCCCGGCACGCCGAACTGGTCGAGGCGGCGAGCGTCCGGATCGGAGTGCGGCCCAGCAGGCTGCCCGGCGTGCTCGCCGCGTGCGGCACCGGCGGCACCGGGGCGGCCGTCGGGCTCGGCACGGGAGTGGCGACGTTGTCCGTGCCCGACCCGGACATCGAGACGGTGCACGACGCCGTCACGGCCGCGCAGGGCACCTCCGTGGTCCGGCGCGCCGTACCACGAGGCGTGCGCGCCTGGGGCCAGGTTCCGTCGGCAGTGCGGGTGCTGCGGGCGCTGAAGGACGAACTCGACCCGGAGGGCCGGTTGTGCCCCGGCCGCCTCGGGTCGTGGTTGGACGATCGGGAGGCGACACCGTGA
- a CDS encoding FAD-linked oxidase C-terminal domain-containing protein: MLDATVRSTLAAAVGEDNVISDPVGLRSYECDGLTGFRVVPDLVVLPTDTASVAAAVRTCHDHGVPYVARGAGTGLSGGALPVADGVVISLQRLRRVLEVDPVDRRATLQPGVTNLDITRAAAPHGLYYAPDPSSQQVCTIGGNVAENSGGAHCLKYGFTTNHVLSMTVVLPDGDVVTLGGDTGEQLGPDLRGVFIGSEGTLGIVCEVTVRLLPVPETVRTLLADFDSVRDAGEVVSDIVAAGIVPAAVEMMDNLAIQAAEQAVHAGYTLSTAAALVVELDGPATECAEQFEQVKAICERHGCTRLHIAGNAVERAKIWKGRKAAFAAVGRISPDYFVQDGVVPRTRLAEVLGRIEEMGREEGLRVANVFHAGDGNLHPLVLYSTAAGEQDRAEKLSKQIAELCVELGGSLSGEHGIGTDKACSMPRMFGVDDLTTMDRVRSAFDPRRLCNPGKLLPTPRLCGEAPGPYRPHPLEEAGVIERL; this comes from the coding sequence ATGCTCGACGCGACGGTGCGTTCGACACTGGCCGCCGCGGTCGGCGAGGACAACGTCATCTCCGACCCGGTCGGCCTGCGCAGCTACGAATGCGACGGGCTCACCGGTTTCCGCGTGGTTCCCGATCTCGTGGTGCTGCCCACCGACACCGCGAGCGTCGCCGCCGCCGTGCGCACGTGCCACGACCACGGCGTGCCGTACGTGGCGAGAGGCGCCGGGACCGGGCTGTCCGGGGGCGCACTGCCCGTCGCCGACGGCGTGGTGATCTCACTCCAGCGACTGCGTCGGGTGCTGGAGGTCGACCCCGTCGACCGGCGCGCCACCCTGCAACCCGGCGTCACCAACCTCGACATCACCAGGGCCGCGGCGCCGCACGGGCTCTACTACGCGCCCGACCCGTCCAGCCAGCAGGTCTGCACGATCGGCGGCAACGTGGCGGAGAACTCCGGCGGCGCCCACTGCCTGAAGTACGGCTTCACCACCAACCACGTGCTGTCGATGACCGTCGTGCTGCCCGACGGAGACGTGGTCACGCTCGGCGGCGACACGGGCGAGCAACTCGGGCCCGACCTGCGCGGCGTGTTCATCGGCTCGGAAGGCACGCTCGGCATCGTCTGCGAGGTCACGGTGCGGCTGCTGCCGGTGCCGGAGACCGTTCGCACGCTGCTCGCCGACTTCGACTCCGTACGCGACGCGGGAGAGGTGGTGAGCGACATCGTGGCCGCGGGCATCGTGCCCGCCGCGGTCGAGATGATGGACAACCTCGCCATCCAGGCCGCCGAGCAGGCCGTGCACGCCGGGTACACGCTGAGCACGGCCGCCGCGCTCGTGGTGGAGCTCGACGGGCCCGCCACCGAGTGCGCCGAACAGTTCGAGCAGGTCAAGGCCATCTGCGAACGGCACGGGTGCACGCGGCTGCACATCGCGGGCAACGCGGTCGAACGCGCCAAGATCTGGAAGGGCCGCAAGGCCGCCTTCGCCGCCGTCGGACGCATCAGCCCCGACTACTTCGTGCAGGACGGCGTGGTGCCCCGTACGCGCCTCGCCGAGGTCCTCGGCCGCATCGAGGAGATGGGCCGCGAGGAGGGCCTGCGCGTGGCCAACGTGTTCCACGCGGGCGACGGCAACCTCCACCCGCTGGTGCTCTACAGCACCGCCGCGGGCGAGCAGGACCGTGCCGAGAAGTTGTCCAAGCAGATCGCGGAACTGTGTGTCGAGCTGGGCGGCTCGCTGTCCGGCGAACACGGCATCGGCACCGACAAGGCATGTTCGATGCCACGCATGTTCGGCGTCGACGACCTCACCACGATGGACCGTGTGCGCTCGGCGTTCGACCCGCGGCGCCTGTGCAACCCCGGCAAGCTGCTGCCCACGCCGAGGCTCTGCGGCGAGGCTCCGGGCCCCTACCGCCCGCACCCGCTGGAGGAGGCAGGAGTGATCGAACGGCTATGA
- a CDS encoding cytochrome P450: MTRRAGVLDTVRVAGEVFVPTLAGGVLKRRPRVMALADRLQLDRVAVRTLRRLRARYGTGPVLLRVPGRRIAVLLDPDDVSRVLKATPAPFSPAAWEKRKALGHFQPHAVLATPMPERAPRRRYNEAVLETSHAEHSLAAQIRVLVREETRQLLADTTELDWSGFQRAWWRIVRRLVLGDSARDDTEITDALAALRLRGNWAFLAPRARQRRERFRERLDAYLHRAEPGSLAATVARHPVRNTENTENTENAENTENGVDPHGQVPHWLFAFDAAGMVTLRTLALLATHPEQAEAARKELSGGERTWPFLRACVLDTVRLWPTTPVVLRESTTATSWQGTQLPPNTLFVVFAPYFHRESDLVPFADRFAPEAWLDGRARDFPALVPFSEGPGKCPGENLVLLVTSTLLAELLREGEYRLLAPRTLRSRTHAHDRLPATVDNFGLRFAFEPHEARLSSP; encoded by the coding sequence ATGACACGTCGAGCCGGCGTCCTCGACACGGTCAGGGTCGCCGGTGAGGTCTTCGTGCCGACGCTCGCGGGTGGCGTGCTCAAACGCAGACCCCGCGTCATGGCACTGGCCGACCGGCTGCAGCTCGACCGCGTCGCGGTACGCACGCTGCGGCGGCTTCGGGCCCGGTACGGTACCGGGCCCGTCTTGCTGCGGGTGCCGGGTCGCCGGATCGCGGTGCTGCTCGACCCGGACGACGTGAGCCGGGTCCTGAAAGCCACCCCGGCGCCGTTCAGCCCCGCGGCGTGGGAGAAACGCAAAGCCCTCGGCCACTTCCAACCCCACGCCGTGCTGGCCACCCCGATGCCCGAGCGAGCGCCGCGTCGCCGCTACAACGAGGCGGTGCTGGAGACGTCGCACGCCGAGCACTCGCTCGCCGCGCAGATCCGCGTGCTGGTGCGGGAGGAAACGCGACAACTGCTCGCCGACACGACCGAGCTCGACTGGTCCGGGTTCCAACGGGCCTGGTGGCGGATCGTTCGGCGTCTCGTGCTCGGCGACTCGGCCCGCGACGACACCGAGATCACCGACGCACTCGCCGCGCTGCGACTGCGCGGGAACTGGGCTTTTCTGGCGCCCAGGGCACGTCAGCGTCGCGAGCGGTTCCGCGAACGCCTGGACGCCTACCTCCACCGGGCCGAGCCGGGCAGCCTCGCGGCGACGGTCGCGCGACACCCCGTCAGAAACACCGAAAACACTGAAAACACCGAAAACGCTGAGAACACCGAGAACGGAGTGGATCCGCACGGGCAGGTGCCGCACTGGCTGTTCGCCTTCGACGCCGCGGGCATGGTCACGCTCCGCACGCTGGCCTTGCTGGCCACCCACCCGGAGCAGGCCGAGGCGGCCAGGAAGGAACTGAGCGGAGGCGAGCGCACGTGGCCGTTCCTCCGGGCGTGCGTGCTCGACACCGTGCGGCTGTGGCCGACGACGCCGGTGGTGTTGCGCGAAAGCACCACGGCCACCTCCTGGCAGGGCACGCAACTGCCACCGAACACGCTGTTCGTCGTGTTCGCGCCGTACTTCCACCGCGAGAGCGACCTCGTGCCGTTCGCGGACCGGTTCGCACCCGAGGCGTGGCTCGACGGCCGGGCACGCGACTTTCCGGCGCTGGTCCCGTTCAGCGAGGGCCCCGGGAAGTGTCCCGGTGAGAACCTGGTGTTGCTGGTCACCAGCACGCTGTTGGCGGAGTTGCTCCGCGAGGGCGAGTACCGGCTGCTGGCGCCGAGGACTCTGCGATCACGCACTCACGCGCACGACCGTCTGCCCGCCACCGTGGACAACTTCGGGCTCCGGTTCGCCTTCGAACCTCACGAAGCGCGCCTGAGCTCCCCGTAA
- a CDS encoding DUF998 domain-containing protein, translating into MGQLGTKAASIRGAESATTRVHSWTFAATASLGWALFTFTVLHIVSSFDPLTDPVSRYAFTDRGQGMLEATLLSFAVGVVAVRGALLASGLTVSRTATILVFAAATGLVAAALFPATFTSDIDPVSGVIHQYASLIAFLSVPGIALCLLDQLREAGDALRDTRRALLRLAWVSVALLVLFGATYLADKVPADTFPLSTPLTLFGSLPEGLVQRLVFVADFALLAALLVLANRAAWARASR; encoded by the coding sequence ATGGGGCAACTGGGGACAAAAGCGGCATCCATCAGGGGCGCCGAGAGCGCCACCACTCGGGTGCACTCCTGGACATTCGCGGCCACCGCCTCACTGGGGTGGGCGTTGTTCACGTTCACGGTCCTGCACATCGTCAGTTCGTTCGACCCGCTCACCGATCCGGTCAGCCGCTACGCCTTCACCGACAGGGGCCAGGGAATGCTGGAGGCGACTCTGCTGTCCTTCGCCGTCGGTGTCGTGGCGGTGCGGGGCGCGCTGCTCGCCTCCGGCCTCACTGTCAGCCGCACCGCCACGATCCTGGTGTTCGCCGCGGCGACGGGCCTGGTGGCCGCGGCGTTGTTCCCGGCGACGTTCACCTCGGACATCGACCCGGTGAGCGGCGTGATCCACCAGTACGCGAGCCTGATCGCGTTCCTCTCGGTGCCCGGCATCGCGTTGTGCCTGCTCGACCAGCTCCGCGAGGCCGGCGACGCCCTGCGCGACACGCGACGCGCCCTACTGCGTCTCGCGTGGGTCTCGGTCGCACTGCTCGTCCTGTTCGGCGCGACCTACCTCGCCGACAAGGTCCCGGCCGACACCTTCCCGTTGTCGACACCGCTGACGCTGTTCGGCTCGCTGCCGGAGGGCCTGGTCCAGCGCCTCGTGTTCGTCGCCGACTTCGCCTTGCTCGCGGCACTCCTGGTACTCGCGAACCGGGCCGCGTGGGCACGGGCCTCTCGATGA
- a CDS encoding protein phosphatase 2C domain-containing protein, whose product MPRIDIAEHPGVGLDGLPRPTEDRVVVAADTVVVLDGATEMREGLPSGGWYSRLLAERIGDRLRANAGEDLGTLLAESIAHVAAEQDLTPRRAPSSTVAMLRWTPEHVEALVLADSPVVAFTPDGPDVVHDDRLDRLRAAGALRTRAEVDRLRNSEGGFWVAEAVPEAASHALRRRWPRAGVDAAVLATDGVSVGVDTYGVFDWPGVLRLSRSAGAEAVLDAVRRAEADDPECRRWPRSKRHDDQALVVIDFAADQATIRDEP is encoded by the coding sequence GTGCCTCGAATCGACATCGCCGAACACCCTGGCGTGGGCCTCGACGGCCTGCCCCGCCCCACCGAGGACCGGGTCGTCGTCGCCGCCGACACCGTGGTGGTCCTCGACGGCGCGACCGAGATGCGGGAGGGGCTGCCGAGCGGCGGCTGGTACTCCCGCCTCCTCGCCGAGCGGATCGGCGACAGGCTGCGCGCGAACGCGGGAGAGGACCTCGGCACGCTCCTGGCGGAGTCGATCGCACACGTGGCCGCGGAGCAGGACCTGACACCGCGCCGCGCGCCGTCGAGCACGGTGGCGATGCTGCGCTGGACACCCGAACACGTCGAGGCGCTGGTGCTCGCGGACAGCCCGGTGGTCGCGTTCACGCCCGACGGACCCGACGTGGTGCACGACGACCGCCTGGACCGGCTGCGCGCGGCGGGTGCTCTACGCACACGAGCCGAGGTCGATCGGCTCCGCAACAGCGAGGGCGGCTTCTGGGTCGCCGAGGCCGTCCCGGAGGCGGCTTCGCACGCACTCCGTCGTCGCTGGCCCCGCGCGGGCGTCGACGCCGCGGTGCTCGCGACCGACGGCGTGTCGGTAGGCGTGGACACCTACGGCGTGTTCGACTGGCCCGGGGTGCTGCGGCTGTCACGCAGCGCGGGAGCCGAGGCGGTACTGGACGCCGTGCGGCGGGCGGAGGCCGACGACCCCGAGTGTCGTCGCTGGCCGCGGTCGAAACGACACGACGACCAGGCCCTCGTTGTGATCGACTTCGCTGCGGATCAGGCAACAATCAGGGACGAACCCTGA
- a CDS encoding helix-turn-helix domain-containing protein, translating to MVEATELAARVGDRDPRIGLRAVAALRRLLEQLEAVQVRSARAQGWSWQEIADALGVSRQAVHKKHGRR from the coding sequence ATGGTTGAGGCAACCGAACTCGCGGCCAGGGTGGGCGATCGCGATCCGAGGATCGGGCTCCGTGCCGTGGCGGCGTTGCGGCGCCTGCTGGAGCAACTCGAAGCGGTCCAGGTGCGCAGCGCACGGGCACAGGGATGGTCCTGGCAGGAGATCGCCGACGCGTTGGGCGTGAGCAGGCAAGCGGTCCACAAGAAACACGGGAGGCGCTGA
- a CDS encoding Clp protease N-terminal domain-containing protein codes for MFERFDRAVKDVVVGSQTIAVEQGCPHVDSSHLAYALLRQPVGAVHRVLAENGVEPGMVEAELDKTRRRGGVSDAEVEALAAVGIDVEDMLDRLGRDHDESSGPRRRRGFFGGHLPFTDATRRVLLRSLEEAKELGEKRITVDHLLLATLGVQGPVADVLADAGVTRSAVRRHLGTA; via the coding sequence ATGTTCGAAAGATTCGACCGGGCCGTCAAGGACGTCGTCGTGGGATCACAGACCATCGCAGTGGAGCAGGGCTGCCCACACGTCGACTCCAGCCACCTGGCCTACGCACTCCTCCGACAGCCCGTCGGTGCGGTGCATCGCGTGCTCGCCGAGAACGGGGTGGAACCCGGCATGGTCGAGGCGGAACTCGACAAGACGCGCCGACGCGGAGGTGTCAGCGACGCCGAGGTCGAGGCGTTGGCCGCCGTGGGAATCGACGTGGAGGACATGCTCGACCGGCTGGGCAGGGACCACGACGAGTCCTCCGGTCCCCGGCGCCGTCGAGGCTTCTTCGGCGGCCACCTGCCCTTCACCGACGCGACGCGGCGAGTGCTGCTCCGCTCACTGGAGGAGGCGAAGGAACTCGGCGAGAAGCGGATCACCGTGGACCACCTTCTGCTGGCCACGCTCGGGGTGCAGGGGCCGGTGGCCGACGTGCTGGCGGACGCGGGTGTCACCCGGAGCGCCGTGCGCAGGCACCTGGGAACCGCGTGA